The following coding sequences are from one Hymenobacter sp. DG25A window:
- a CDS encoding Glu/Leu/Phe/Val dehydrogenase dimerization domain-containing protein produces MVEIQTLAPASIFGQIAEHEHEQVVFCHDKDTGLRAIIGIHNTVLGPALGGTRMWHYASDAEALKDVLRLSRGMTYKAAISGLNLGGGKAVIIGDAKTLKNEALLRKFGRFVQNLNGKYITAEDVNMTTKDMEYIRMETKHVAGLPESMGGSGDPSPVTAYGTYMGMKAAAKKAFGSDSLAGKRIAVQGVGHVGTYLLEHLSKEGAKIILTDYYEDRAIEAAAKFKAVAVGLEEIYDQNVDIYSPCALGATINDDTLDRLKCRVIAGCANNQLQDENVHGPALVERGIIYAPDFLINAGGLINVYSEVIGGSRQSALTQTEKIYDFTTQVLEKAEQEGTHPQAAAIRQAEERIAAIGKVKSTY; encoded by the coding sequence ATGGTTGAAATTCAAACCCTGGCTCCCGCGTCCATCTTTGGTCAGATTGCCGAGCACGAGCACGAACAAGTCGTGTTCTGCCACGACAAGGACACCGGTCTGCGCGCCATCATCGGCATTCACAATACCGTACTGGGCCCGGCCCTGGGCGGCACCCGCATGTGGCACTACGCTTCTGATGCGGAAGCCCTGAAGGATGTATTGCGCCTCTCGCGCGGCATGACCTACAAGGCGGCCATTTCCGGCCTGAACCTGGGCGGTGGCAAAGCCGTGATTATTGGGGATGCCAAAACGCTGAAAAACGAAGCCCTGCTGCGCAAATTCGGCCGCTTCGTGCAGAACCTCAACGGCAAGTACATCACCGCCGAAGATGTGAACATGACCACCAAGGACATGGAGTACATCCGGATGGAAACCAAGCACGTGGCCGGCCTGCCCGAGAGCATGGGCGGCTCCGGCGACCCCTCGCCGGTAACGGCTTACGGCACCTACATGGGCATGAAGGCCGCCGCGAAAAAGGCATTCGGCTCCGACTCTCTGGCCGGTAAGCGCATTGCCGTGCAGGGCGTGGGCCACGTGGGTACCTACCTGCTGGAGCATCTTTCCAAGGAAGGCGCCAAAATCATTCTGACCGATTACTACGAAGACCGCGCCATTGAAGCCGCTGCCAAGTTTAAGGCGGTAGCCGTGGGTCTGGAGGAAATCTACGACCAGAACGTGGACATCTACTCGCCGTGCGCGCTGGGTGCCACCATCAACGATGATACCCTGGACCGTTTGAAGTGCAGAGTTATTGCCGGCTGCGCCAACAACCAGCTGCAGGACGAAAATGTGCACGGCCCGGCGCTGGTAGAGCGCGGCATCATCTACGCCCCCGATTTCCTGATCAACGCCGGTGGCCTGATCAATGTGTACTCCGAGGTGATTGGCGGCAGCCGCCAGTCGGCCCTCACCCAGACCGAGAAAATTTACGATTTCACCACGCAGGTGCTTGAAAAAGCCGAGCAGGAGGGGACGCATCCACAGGCCGCTGCCATTCGGCAGGCTGAGGAGCGCATCGCCGCCATCGGTAAGGTTAAATCCACTTACTAA